GGAACCCTCTGGAACAAGTATGTCTGACGTCACAAACGTGACGATACTTGACAACCTACCCCAAACATGAGTCATTTCCGGCCGCAAAGCTATCTTTGTTACCACAACCCAGATCGTGATCTCCTGCAAATCTTCTTGTCACAGACAACCCCAAGGTGTTCAACCCGAAGTATGCGGTCAATCTCAGCACGTCTGCCCAATCCATGTTTCCCAATTACCATAGTCCTGATGGGCCTGTCAACACCTCCGCATCCACCGCTGTCACCCAAAAGAGGGCGGCCGCCTTCAAGGACTTCATTACTATTCTGGCCTTGTCATTCCACGCCATCTTCGAGGGATTAGCCGTTGGCTTAGAGGAGACCGTCAGAGACGTCTGGACTCTGTTCATAGGTGAGAACTGAGAACGTATGATGGGTTCAGTTATGATTATTCATAGGATTTTACTTTTAAAACTTGATCGAACATTCAGCCATTGCCACGCACAAGTTTGTCATCATCTTTTGCATTGGCCTGGAACTGGCCATCAACGAGACGCCAATCAAGTCGTTCACTCTGTACATGCTCACCTTTGCCTTGGTATCGCCCTTGGGGATCGCCATTGGCATTCTCATCGCTGAAGCCTCGGCCTTTGATCCTGAAGGTCACTCTCTAGTGGTTGGAATCTTGCAAGGTGAGATTGGAAGAGGATAAgaattttttgatttgaaaatgtacgtTGAACAAAGTAGATGTGGGTTTTTGAAATGTGGCTTTTCAAACACCGGTTTTGGTACATTCAAATCTATGTTGTGAACTACTTGAACTATTTCAGAGAAAGATCATATCTTTGTGAGCTACCTTACCTCCTGACATTAACCTGTTTAAAGATTCCCAGAGGCGACTTGCTCTCCAAAGCACCTTTCTTTatccaatatatttttttctacctTGAAGTATATCGAGGGGGAAATCAATACATTTAAttcaatgtctcaaaaatCTGATgattgaaagagcaaaaattgtGAGCAGCAcaatattttggtttgagccacctaaaacatttcaaagttcATTCAGGGTAAAGGTATGAGAGAATataagagaaaagaaaactacAGTTCCATCAGCCCTTGAGAAACCGTGAAATATTAATGCTATAAAAATACATCTTACTTAATAAGCCCATGCTTTGTAATGTGATGTTTATTTACAAAGTTATATTTGTTTTTATGGTAATACCCAATAAATAACCTTGTATCACTTTTTCTCAAGCATAATTCAAAGTAGTTTGAAGGTAAAAAACTTAGAATTAATCTGTGTCAAGGTCGGAAAAAGGCCTTTCCTTAGAAAAAAGAGATTGAGAAGCCTTTTCCGGTGATCGGAAGGATTGAAACATTCATTGGTTGAGCGAGCTTGaatcaaagagaaaatattAGGTATTTGTTCACAAAAAAGGGAACCTTAGCAGTATTCGAACAAGCTTTACAAACCAACATTCTTGAGCTTCCCACATCTCAACAAATACGCGTCCAAACTTGAGTAGAACAATTAAGTTCGGTCAGATGTGTGCCGGGCGTTGAATTAGTCATTATTGTATATTTCTCAAATTTAAGGTCTTGCCGCGGGAACAATCCTTTACGTTGTGGTATTTGAGGTGCTACAACGAGAGCGGACAAAGTCGGTGCCGGgtttgctccaattttcctttgtGGTCCTGGGATTTTGCACGCTTTTATGCATTGAATTGTTTGGTGAGCATTCCATTTTCACGCAGCTTATTCAGTCTGAATCACAAAACCTCTTTTCTCCAGTTGGCCACCACCATGATCACAGCCTCGGATCAACCCTAACAACCCCATCGCCAAAGGACCATCACCACGAGGGTGACGGTGCTCGACCATTGATTTTGACCCCTCAAAGTCATGACCATTTGACTGA
This Tigriopus californicus strain San Diego chromosome 12, Tcal_SD_v2.1, whole genome shotgun sequence DNA region includes the following protein-coding sequences:
- the LOC131891997 gene encoding zinc transporter ZIP1-like isoform X1; this encodes MNLVTAKIIALFLLGGGSVVLGFIPIKLRRQLGWTEQTSQNRKKLILTSIALCFGGGVLLATCFIHMLPEVRDGLFHSHRDFDAIPVAEILLCCGFFLIYMIEELVFFASKAGWMGSSVGHGTLGALQRTFSLRGAGPSTSSTLERDLAPQSMEIDGIPPTETPSMEQETSDNPKVFNPKYAVNLSTSAQSMFPNYHSPDGPVNTSASTAVTQKRAAAFKDFITILALSFHAIFEGLAVGLEETVRDVWTLFIAIATHKFVIIFCIGLELAINETPIKSFTLYMLTFALVSPLGIAIGILIAEASAFDPEGHSLVVGILQGLAAGTILYVVVFEVLQRERTKSVPGLLQFSFVVLGFCTLLCIELFVGHHHDHSLGSTLTTPSPKDHHHEGDGARPLILTPQSHDHLTDLDNQVQTAIGLDFDTNQTDPNDLYLSTQSEQLDSGIPVEQTSPTPPKEQETVIGL
- the LOC131891997 gene encoding zinc transporter ZIP1-like isoform X2; translation: MNLVTAKIIALFLLGGGSVVLGFIPIKLRRQLGWTEQTSQNRKKLILTSIALCFGGGVLLATCFIHMLPEVRDGLFHSHRDFDAIPVAEILLCCGFFLIYMIEELVFFASKAGWMGSSVGHGTLGALQRTFSLRGAGPSTSSTLERDLAPQSMEIDGIPPTETPSMEQETSDNPKVFNPKYAVNLSTSAQSMFPNYHSPDGPVNTSASTAVTQKRAAAFKDFITILALSFHAIFEGLAVGLEETVRDVWTLFIAIATHKFVIIFCIGLELAINETPIKSFTLYMLTFALVSPLGIAIGILIAEASAFDPEGHSLVVGILQGLAAGTILYVVVFEVLQRERTKSVPGLLQFSFVVLGFCTLLCIELFVGHHHDHSLGSTLTTPSPKDHHHEGDGARPLILTPQSHDHLTDLDNQVQTAIGLDFDTNQTDPNDLYLSTQTLSLLWRKWSKQTLNHEWRDGQ